The following is a genomic window from Flavobacterium sp..
TATTTTTTTAGTTTAGTAAAATCTAATTTTAACTAATTAATTATGAAAAAATTTTTATTAATCTTTTACTTAATGTTTTTTACATTGAGTTTTGCTCAGGATTTTTCAGGTACATGGAAAATGACTCCTGAGGCATCTTCTTTTGGGGTTGGACCTTCCCAAGGAAGTATGCAATGGTTTTCAAACTCTACAGCAGTTGTATCACAACGGGCTTGTTTTTTTGATGACGAGTATGTGTTTGGTTCTGATGGTACATTTCAAAATGTATTAGGATCACAAACATGGTTAGAGACTTGGCAAGCTAACCCTGATGGTTGTGGTACGCCAGTTGCACCACACAATGGTTCAAATCCTGCTACATGGGCATTTGATGCATCAAACAACACACTTACTCTTACTGGAGTGGGTGCTTACCTTGGGCTTCCAAAAGCATACAATGGGGGTGAATTAAGCAATCCAGCAAATGCTCCAAATTCAATAACCTATATTGTTTCTGCTCAAACTTCTAGTTCAATGACACTTGACATACTTGTTAATGGTGGAAATTGGTGGCGATTTAAATTAACAAAGTCTGATGCACTTCCTACTTGTAATGATGGGATTCAGAATGGAACAGAAACAGGAATTGATTGTGGTGGAACATGTACAGCGTGTCCAGATAACACACCTCCTGCTCCAGACCCAACAATTGCTGACACTAGTGCAATAACAATTTACAGTGATAGTGGTACTTTAGAAGGAACTGCTGTAACTGTTGATACTTTTAGAACGGGTTGGTCTGGTGCTAATTTAACAGAAGTTTCTCTTTCGGGTAACAATACACTAAAATATACTAATCTTGGTTTTGTTGGAATAGAAGCCACTTCTAACCCAATTGATGCTTCTAATATGAATCGTTTTCATTTAGATGTTTACACACCTACAGCAACCACATTTGCAGTAAAATTAGTTGATTTTGGTGCTAATGGATTATATGGGGGTGGTGATGACAGTGAACACCAAGTAGCATTTTCTACGCAAGTAGGATGGAATAGTAAAGATTTGTTGTTATCTACTTTTACAGGCTTAACAGCAAAAGGGCACATAGCGCAAATTATTTTAGTAGGTACAGGAACTGCTTACGTGGATAATATTTATTTTAAATATGAAGAAATACAAATCCCTACTACACCACTAGTTGCGGCTCCAACGCCTCCGGCTAGAAATGCTTGGGATGTAATTTCGTTTTTTAGTGATGCTTACACAAATCTAGGTGCTGATTTCAATCCATATTGGGGTCAGACTACTATTGTTACTCAAGAACAAATACAAGGAAACGCTACCATGAAGTATGCGAATCTTAATTATCAAGGGGTTCAATTTAATGCAGGTGCTAATGTAGCGAACATGACTAAACTTCATATAGATGTTTGGACTCCAAACGCTGAAGCTTTTGAAGTTTTTTTAATTGGTGGTGGTGAAAATGGATTTACATTATTCCCTACACAAGCAGGTTGGAATAGCTTTGATATTGACATGTCAAACTATGCAGCTAGAACATTAACAAATATTATTCAATTCAAATTTGTTGGAACCCCTTTTGGTTCTAGTACTATTTTTTATGACAACTTGTATTTTTGGAGACCAGAATCTTCATTGCCTCCTCCAACAATTACAAGTTTTACAGTTCCTAGTAAATTTGTAGGAGATGAACCTTTCGAATTGACAGCACCTTCAAGTGATTCTAATGGTACATTTAGTTATACGAGTAGTAATACTCAAGTGGCTACTATAGAAGGGAATATTGTAACAATTATAGCGCCTGGTACTACGGTGATAACGGCAACTCAAGAAGCTTCTTCAAATTATGGTTCAGGTACTATAACTGCAAGTTTAGTAGTTAGTTTCCCTCCGCCAGCAACAGCAGCTCCAACACCAACTATTTCATCTAATAGAGTGTTGTCTGTGTTTAGTGACGCTTATACAAATGTAGCGAATACTAACTTTTTTCCATATTGGGGACAAAATCCAACAGTTATTGGTTCTACAGTTTCAATTGATAATAACAGTACTTTAAAATACGAAAGATTAAGTTATCAAGGTATTCAACTTGAGTCTTCAGTTGATGTTTCAGATATGACTACGTTGCATTTAGATATGTGGACGCCAAATTGTACTTCTTTTGAAGTTTATTTAATTAATCCAGGTATTGGAGAGCAAAAAGTAACTTTAATACCAAGTACTTCGGGTTGGAATAGTTTTGATATTGCTTTATCAGAATATACAAACATAGCTTTAAATAATGTAGGGCAATTCAAGTTTGTTGCAGCTCCTGGAGGTTCAACAGTTTATTTGGATAATATTTATTTTAGCAAACCATCATATGTATATTATGTAGATTTAGATGGTGATGGCTATGATAATGGTACTGAAGAGTTGTTTTCTTCAACAGCACCTCAAGGGTACGCAACAACTACTTTAGGTTCAGATTGTGATGATACTAACGTAGATATCCACACAGCTATTACTTATTATGTAGATGCTGATGGAGATAGTTTTGGTTCTACAACTACTGCTTTATTATGTGAAACAACTGCCCCAGAAGGTTATTCAACAAACAATACAGATTGTGATGATGAAGATGAATTCGTATGGCGTACAGGCAGTTTCTATGTAGACACTGACGGTGATACATACGGAGCAGGTGATGCAGTTTCATTATGTTATGGAGCAAGCACACCATCAGGATATGCGGTTGTAGCAGGAGATTGTAACAATTCAAGTGCATCAGTTAATCCAGGAGCTACAGAGATTTGTGGTAACTCAATTGATGACAACTGTAATGGACAAACAGATGAGGGATGTGGAACACAAGTTCAATCTTCACAATGTGGAGTTGCTGTTGCTTCATTCAGTACAAATGTTTTAGCTGATTTAGTTACTGGTGCTACTCAATATAGATTTGAAGTTAGTAGAGGAGCTACTGTATATGAATATACAAATACTTCATCTAATTTCTTTAGATTTAGTTACTTAACTTCTTTAGGATTTGTAAATACTTATGCTACGACTTATTCAGTTCGTGTAAAATATTTTAAATCAGGAGTTTGGAGTGATTATGGTAATTCATGTAATGTTATCACACCTGATGTTCCTTTG
Proteins encoded in this region:
- a CDS encoding MopE-related protein, encoding MKKFLLIFYLMFFTLSFAQDFSGTWKMTPEASSFGVGPSQGSMQWFSNSTAVVSQRACFFDDEYVFGSDGTFQNVLGSQTWLETWQANPDGCGTPVAPHNGSNPATWAFDASNNTLTLTGVGAYLGLPKAYNGGELSNPANAPNSITYIVSAQTSSSMTLDILVNGGNWWRFKLTKSDALPTCNDGIQNGTETGIDCGGTCTACPDNTPPAPDPTIADTSAITIYSDSGTLEGTAVTVDTFRTGWSGANLTEVSLSGNNTLKYTNLGFVGIEATSNPIDASNMNRFHLDVYTPTATTFAVKLVDFGANGLYGGGDDSEHQVAFSTQVGWNSKDLLLSTFTGLTAKGHIAQIILVGTGTAYVDNIYFKYEEIQIPTTPLVAAPTPPARNAWDVISFFSDAYTNLGADFNPYWGQTTIVTQEQIQGNATMKYANLNYQGVQFNAGANVANMTKLHIDVWTPNAEAFEVFLIGGGENGFTLFPTQAGWNSFDIDMSNYAARTLTNIIQFKFVGTPFGSSTIFYDNLYFWRPESSLPPPTITSFTVPSKFVGDEPFELTAPSSDSNGTFSYTSSNTQVATIEGNIVTIIAPGTTVITATQEASSNYGSGTITASLVVSFPPPATAAPTPTISSNRVLSVFSDAYTNVANTNFFPYWGQNPTVIGSTVSIDNNSTLKYERLSYQGIQLESSVDVSDMTTLHLDMWTPNCTSFEVYLINPGIGEQKVTLIPSTSGWNSFDIALSEYTNIALNNVGQFKFVAAPGGSTVYLDNIYFSKPSYVYYVDLDGDGYDNGTEELFSSTAPQGYATTTLGSDCDDTNVDIHTAITYYVDADGDSFGSTTTALLCETTAPEGYSTNNTDCDDEDEFVWRTGSFYVDTDGDTYGAGDAVSLCYGASTPSGYAVVAGDCNNSSASVNPGATEICGNSIDDNCNGQTDEGCGTQVQSSQCGVAVASFSTNVLADLVTGATQYRFEVSRGATVYEYTNTSSNFFRFSYLTSLGFVNTYATTYSVRVKYFKSGVWSDYGNSCNVITPDVPLTKVQTSQCGITLASLSTQLTADAISGAQAYRFEVTNGSNVRTFTTVNGSTRTFRLTDLTGGPTYATTYAVRVAVMYNDVWTSYGTSCNVTTPALPLTSVQVSQCGVTLSAFDTPIYATSVIGVTGYKFEVTNGATVRTYTALDGLNYFNLTQLTGVITYSTVYSIKVSVLNNGEWSAYGSSCNVTTPDPLTKIAAVHCGTTAASSTTRFSVDAISGNPTISAYRFQVIRGSEVREFTTANATQNYFRFSDLGVSPYGTSYLVKVAVLHNGVWRAYGAGCTLTTPALPATKVQASQCGTTLSSYGNTIFADAISNVSRYRFEITNTVTGAIRVITTANGTVRSFKLTDMSGGANFGTTYAVRVAVENNGNFGPYGVSCNLTTPALPLSKVQSSQCGIVGISFGTKVYADIVAGVTKYKFEVTRGSEVGYYETTSTTDNFFQLANVSGITRKYATAYTVRVAVMNNGLWSAYGTSCNVTTSSLPLSKVQSSQCGATLAGGVNTTIFADAVSGVEAYRFEVANANASNPLYFTTSSGSINSFKLRDVVGFTGVAGSSYRVKVALLNNGVWSSYGSVCNVTLPGTAPNTREIEEELPTNTTIFAVKGYPNPYNAYFTLSLDTPSDAMVYVRVFDMTGKLIEDREVAPSSLESLQLGAEWASGVYNVIVAQDDQVKTIRMVKKE